Proteins from a genomic interval of Parvivirga hydrogeniphila:
- a CDS encoding SAM hydrolase/SAM-dependent halogenase family protein codes for MQTIICFTSDFGMGDTWVGICHAVIYKACPQARVVDLAHDVPPYDIRKAAAVAAAGVWQLPDAIHLVVVDPGVGGPRKDLCLVTGAGTMLVGPDNGVLLPASWRAGGVAEAYAIQPEVLKFEGPLATFHARDVLAPAAAALACGVEPSALGMRIDPGALAPPPFFPARADGDALTAEAVDVDRFGSVRISVSSTDLQSIPVPDEVEMSFGHTVMTVPFRRTFSDVEEGEPVALVDSSGWLTLAVFKGSAAERYGIEPGTPFRVRFR; via the coding sequence ATGCAGACGATCATCTGCTTCACCTCGGACTTCGGCATGGGGGACACGTGGGTCGGGATCTGCCACGCCGTGATCTATAAGGCCTGTCCGCAGGCTCGCGTCGTCGACTTGGCCCACGACGTGCCGCCCTACGACATCCGGAAAGCGGCCGCTGTGGCGGCCGCGGGTGTGTGGCAGCTGCCTGACGCGATCCACCTCGTGGTCGTGGATCCGGGCGTTGGCGGCCCGCGGAAGGACCTGTGCCTCGTGACGGGTGCGGGCACGATGCTCGTCGGCCCCGACAACGGCGTCCTCTTGCCCGCTTCGTGGCGTGCTGGGGGCGTCGCAGAGGCATACGCGATCCAGCCGGAGGTGCTCAAGTTCGAAGGTCCGCTGGCGACGTTCCACGCTCGCGACGTGCTCGCGCCGGCGGCGGCCGCGCTCGCGTGCGGCGTCGAGCCGTCAGCGCTTGGCATGCGCATCGACCCGGGGGCGCTCGCGCCGCCACCGTTTTTCCCTGCGCGCGCGGACGGCGACGCCCTTACCGCAGAAGCCGTGGACGTGGACCGATTCGGATCCGTCCGCATATCGGTCTCTTCGACCGACCTGCAGTCCATTCCGGTGCCGGACGAAGTGGAGATGTCGTTCGGGCACACGGTGATGACCGTGCCGTTCCGCAGGACGTTCTCAGACGTGGAAGAGGGCGAGCCTGTGGCCCTCGTGGACTCCTCGGGGTGGCTCACGCTCGCGGTGTTCAAAGGGAGCGCTGCAGAACGGTATGGGATCGAGCCGGGCACCCCGTTCCGCGTGCGATTCCGATAG
- a CDS encoding S-methyl-5'-thioadenosine phosphorylase has protein sequence MQYPQAEIGVFGGSGFYSLLENADEVRVDTPYGAPSAPVTVGEISGRRVAFLPRHGTAHQYPPHMINYRANVYAMKLLGVSRIIGPNACGSLQPHVKPGDFVICDQFVDCTWGRKDTFYDGPTTTHVSSADPYCPVMRQVAIDKARELGITVHERGTVVVIQGPRFSTRAESRWFASQGWEVINMTQYPEAYLARELEICYCNISLITDHDAGTEGIEPVTNEEVIRVFNENNEKLKRLLHAMIPALPAERDCICAHALDGAAF, from the coding sequence ATGCAGTACCCGCAGGCGGAGATCGGCGTGTTCGGAGGAAGCGGCTTCTACTCGCTGCTCGAGAACGCCGACGAGGTGCGTGTCGACACGCCCTACGGGGCGCCGTCAGCACCGGTGACGGTCGGCGAGATCTCGGGCCGGAGGGTCGCGTTCCTGCCCCGGCACGGTACCGCCCACCAGTATCCGCCGCACATGATCAACTACCGTGCGAACGTCTATGCGATGAAGCTGCTCGGCGTCTCACGCATCATCGGCCCGAACGCCTGCGGCTCGCTGCAGCCGCACGTCAAGCCCGGCGACTTCGTGATCTGCGACCAGTTCGTCGATTGCACCTGGGGGCGCAAAGATACGTTCTACGATGGTCCGACCACCACGCACGTGTCGTCAGCGGACCCATACTGTCCGGTGATGCGGCAGGTGGCGATCGACAAGGCCCGCGAGCTCGGCATCACTGTGCACGAGCGCGGGACGGTCGTCGTCATCCAAGGACCCCGGTTCTCGACGCGCGCTGAGTCCCGCTGGTTCGCCTCGCAGGGCTGGGAGGTCATCAACATGACCCAGTATCCGGAGGCGTACCTCGCGCGGGAGCTGGAGATCTGCTACTGCAACATCTCGCTCATCACCGACCACGATGCCGGTACCGAGGGCATCGAGCCGGTGACGAACGAGGAGGTCATCCGCGTGTTCAACGAGAACAACGAGAAGCTCAAGCGGCTCCTGCACGCGATGATTCCGGCGCTTCCGGCCGAACGGGACTGCATCTGCGCACACGCGCTCGACGGCGCGGCGTTCTGA
- a CDS encoding 3'-5' exoribonuclease YhaM family protein → MKTQLATSLVEGQHVDSVFAMRARELRSTRHGEAYLAMEFADRSGAVAGVMFKPDTAALAIPAGTVVCVQGVVTTYRGVMRISVDDMRPAERYDVADLLPRSTRERKEAVAELRRLVDAVRDPGLSRLVRSVFRDAAFFRSFASLPASVAEHHAYIGGLLEHTLAVATACAAYQTVHPGLDRDLLLAGALLHDAGIVDAIRLGAGFELTTEGRMLGHAVLGERRVRQACASLGDAVSAETATHLSHLMLSHHGNDDGAVAPCSLEALVLSRIDALDREAAAFASSLKGALRAEEEWTDASNPFGRPLYAGDAARLRSA, encoded by the coding sequence ATGAAGACGCAACTGGCAACCTCGCTCGTGGAGGGGCAGCACGTGGACTCCGTGTTCGCGATGCGAGCGCGAGAGCTGCGGTCGACACGTCACGGTGAAGCGTACCTGGCGATGGAGTTCGCGGACCGTTCGGGGGCGGTCGCGGGCGTGATGTTCAAGCCCGATACCGCGGCGCTCGCGATCCCTGCCGGGACGGTCGTGTGCGTCCAGGGCGTCGTCACGACGTACCGGGGGGTGATGCGCATCTCGGTCGACGACATGCGTCCGGCCGAGCGGTACGACGTCGCGGATCTGCTGCCGAGGTCGACGCGCGAGCGCAAAGAAGCGGTGGCGGAGCTTAGGCGGCTCGTCGATGCCGTCCGCGACCCGGGCCTTTCGCGGCTGGTACGGTCCGTGTTCCGAGACGCCGCGTTCTTCCGGTCGTTCGCCTCGCTGCCTGCGAGCGTCGCCGAGCATCATGCGTACATCGGCGGGCTGCTCGAGCACACCCTGGCGGTTGCGACGGCATGCGCCGCGTACCAGACGGTCCACCCCGGTCTCGACCGAGACTTGCTGCTCGCGGGCGCCCTGCTCCACGATGCGGGGATCGTCGACGCGATCCGGCTCGGCGCCGGTTTCGAGCTGACGACCGAGGGACGCATGCTCGGCCACGCCGTCCTCGGAGAGCGCAGAGTGCGTCAAGCGTGCGCTTCGCTCGGCGACGCGGTGAGCGCTGAGACGGCGACGCACCTGTCGCACCTCATGCTCAGCCACCACGGCAACGACGACGGGGCCGTCGCCCCGTGCTCGCTCGAGGCGCTTGTGCTCAGCCGCATCGACGCGCTGGATCGCGAGGCCGCTGCGTTCGCGAGCTCGCTCAAAGGCGCGCTTCGGGCAGAAGAGGAGTGGACAGACGCGTCCAACCCGTTCGGACGGCCGCTGTACGCAGGCGACGCAGCGCGGCTGAGGTCCGCCTGA
- a CDS encoding site-2 protease family protein, translating into MFGSSSRTIGTAFGIPIEVNASWFLVFFLVSVGLATSYFPQAIPGLPSSAYAALAFVTALAFFGSIVLHELAHSLVARAGGLRIKRVTLFVFGGVSQMEEEPRSPLRELAMAVAGPATSFTVGLVGLGVTAVFGAWLPSVVRVPLEYLTVINFSVAAFNLLPGFPLDGGRVLRALLWALTKDVLKATRWATRAGQAIGYTLVAVAVYLVLHGQLDAIWLAIMGWFISVLAASAYAQQVVRARLAAVPLAAIMSAPVATVPAVTPISEVAEAYVLGGRHSRYPVVDAGRVVGLLDLEAVRSVPREQWASTSVGDIAVHDLSRAVALPSASVESVLPSLEPDGPGAVLVVEDGRLAGIVTRADVIRLLRQGDSA; encoded by the coding sequence ATGTTCGGATCGTCGTCGCGCACCATCGGAACCGCCTTCGGCATCCCCATCGAGGTGAACGCGAGCTGGTTCCTCGTGTTCTTTTTGGTGTCGGTCGGTCTTGCGACGAGCTACTTCCCGCAGGCCATTCCCGGTCTTCCGTCGTCGGCTTACGCGGCGCTCGCCTTCGTGACTGCGCTGGCGTTCTTCGGCTCGATCGTGCTGCACGAGCTCGCGCACTCGCTCGTGGCGCGGGCCGGCGGGCTGCGCATCAAGCGGGTCACGCTGTTCGTGTTCGGCGGCGTGTCGCAGATGGAGGAGGAGCCGAGAAGCCCGCTTCGCGAGCTCGCTATGGCGGTGGCCGGCCCTGCGACGAGCTTCACGGTGGGTCTGGTCGGCCTGGGCGTCACTGCTGTGTTCGGCGCGTGGCTGCCGAGCGTGGTGCGGGTTCCGCTCGAATACCTCACGGTCATCAACTTCTCGGTCGCCGCGTTCAATCTCCTGCCCGGCTTCCCGCTCGACGGCGGACGAGTGCTTAGAGCACTGCTCTGGGCGCTTACCAAGGACGTGCTCAAGGCGACCCGGTGGGCGACGAGGGCCGGTCAGGCGATCGGTTACACGCTCGTGGCGGTCGCCGTGTACCTGGTGCTGCACGGCCAGCTGGATGCGATCTGGCTGGCGATCATGGGGTGGTTCATCTCGGTGCTCGCTGCCAGTGCGTATGCGCAGCAGGTGGTCCGCGCCCGCCTGGCGGCCGTGCCGCTCGCGGCCATCATGAGCGCACCGGTGGCGACCGTCCCCGCAGTGACGCCGATATCGGAGGTCGCTGAGGCGTACGTGCTCGGCGGGCGGCACTCGCGATATCCGGTCGTTGACGCAGGGCGGGTCGTCGGGCTCCTCGATCTTGAGGCCGTGCGGAGCGTTCCGCGCGAGCAGTGGGCCTCCACGAGCGTCGGGGACATCGCGGTGCACGACCTGTCGCGCGCGGTGGCTCTCCCGTCCGCGAGCGTCGAGAGCGTCCTTCCATCGCTGGAGCCGGACGGTCCTGGGGCGGTGCTCGTGGTCGAGGACGGTCGTCTTGCGGGAATCGTCACGCGAGCCGACGTGATCCGCCTGCTCAGACAGGGCGATTCTGCATAA